In Canis lupus familiaris isolate Mischka breed German Shepherd chromosome 15, alternate assembly UU_Cfam_GSD_1.0, whole genome shotgun sequence, the genomic stretch CCTATCAGCTCGGGCCGCTCCGGCCTTCTGGGAGCCAGGGCAAACGGGAGACACCGTGGGCTGGCAGGGCCCAGGCCAGCTGTCCAGAGGGCTGCCCTTTGGTCCCTGGGGCCCAGACACTCCGTAGGGGGCCCTGCAGGTGACCCATgtggtggggcaggtgggggctctGGGCTGTCTCTCCTTGGCTCCTCATTCCTTTTTTGAATTCATTTTCCCAAGTGTCATCCCTTTCTCAGCTCAGTGGGGGGTCAAGCGGGTCCCCCTCGCCACCACCGCTGCTGCCCCAGGATGTCTCCTCTGGTCCTGGCAGCCAGCTGATGGCCTCAGACACAGGCTCTAGCCCTTGGAGCATCCCCTCCTTCCAGGGTTCTGCACTTGCAGCCCCCACAGCAGCTGAGCCACCTGCAGCATCCCCACTCCCCTCTCTCCAGGCCTGGGCAACCTGCAGCCCTGGATGCAAGGCCTAATCGCTGTGGCTGTGTTCCTGGTCCTCGTGGCAATCGCCTTTGCTGTCAACCGCTTCTGGTGCCAGGAAGAGCCGTGAGTGCTGCCCGGGAAGGGGTGGCTGGGGGCAGGGTCTGCGCTGGCACAGGCAGGCCAGACCCCAGGACCACTGCTACTGCTCTAGGAGTGCTGAGAAGGGCCGTGGAAGCCCAGAGTCCAGGCCTGTCCCTGTGTGGAGTGACACTGAGCTGAAGGTCTTCCGGCCGGGAGCTCAGGCTCAGTGGCTGCCAGCCGGGCTCGTCGGACCCCACAGCTCTGGTTCTCATTCACCGTGAGCTCCGGGGTCTTCTCTCCCTGAGGGCTCTGTGTCTCTCCGTAGTCAGGACGCTGGCCCAGCCTGTGATGGGGGCTTTGCAAACCTCTGGGAAGAAGGCTGCATCTTTCTTCAGGGTCAGGTGCCACACGCTGGGGTTCAGAGGGTCAGTGGGACACACACAGCCCCACACTCCAGGCTCCCAGACCGGAAGGCCAGGAGCAATCACAGCGCAAGTTTCAGCTCCATGGTAGGAGGGAGTGCACTGTGGTGCTGCGCCTGCCCTGGTCTGGGGGCCCAGGGACCGTGGTCCAAGAGGGCTTCTGATGGCACGTTTATTCTGAGGGCTGAGGAGTGCAGAGGAGCCAGGTTCAGGATAGAGCATGCAGGGGAAGGCATTGCAGTTGTGGGAAGAAGACACTGAGGGTACCAGGGGttcctgggcaaaggcaggcacagAATTAGAGAGGGGTGGGCTAAAATCCAGCCCACCCTGTGCTCACCACCCCTGGAGCAAGGTGGCACCTGCCGCTAGCTCTCACGaatggggctggggcctgggtgcAGCCCAGTGAGGGAACACCAGCTGCCACAGGTGGAGCGAGGGCCAGAGAGGTCCCCGGGGGGCCAGCCAGGTGGGCAGGACCTGGGCCTAGCGGGCCTTGTACACACCAATACCCCGAACTTTGGGCTTTACCTTTCCTGCGACAGGACCCCAGCGCTAGCTTGTATGCTGGTCTTGGGAGGAGAGGTGGCCTGAGCACAACGGTTCTGGCTGCCCTGGGTGCACGCGTGGGTAGGGGCTGCACACGAGACTGGGAGTCTGGACTCTGGAGGCAgtgaggggacagagaggggacATGTGGCAGCTGTGGAGGGGGCAGTGGATGGGGATGGCGgcgggcaggagggaggaaggacggGATGAGCCCAGGCTTCTGACAGCCCCAAGGACCGAGGTGCGGAGCCCAAGGTCCGGAGGCAGCTGCTGAGTGCACCGTGGGACACAGCAAGTCTGTGGCGCCCTGGGCAGGAGGGGTGGCCAGGGGAGGACAGGCGGCGCCCTGTAGAGAGTCCCTGTAAGAGCAGTTTCCAGTAGGTGGGGGCAGAGGTCGCACTCCCGTGGTCTAAACTCGAATAAGAGGCCAGGAGCTTTTTGTTGGAAATGCTTCCTTTTCCAATGGACCCAAGCTCTGCCTTCAGTGGATGCGGACCCTGTGCACCCAGTGCCGGAGGAGGCCCCTGAGGAAGTGTGGGGGGATGCTAAGTCCCGCTGGGTCATGAGCCGAGGCCACAAGGGGGACAGCATGGGAGGCTGGGCGGTGGTCGGTGTGAGGCTGGGGTAAATCCATTGCACCTCTCGAGCTGGGACCTGAGGCCCCCACCCTGGACGGGGGAGACGGCTGTGAAGGCCCGTGGGGCAGGGCCAGAGTCAGGCCACCAACAGCGCCCCGCTGGAGAGAGGGGCTTCTGCGGGGGGCCAGCCTCTGCCCTTGGACTTGTGACAACAGGTGCCTAGGACAGGGCCTGACTGGACAAGGGGGAGGACAAAGAGGGTCGGGACCCAGGGAGCCCCACTGATGAGCCtcgcccacagggagcctgtgaaCATGGTCATGACCATTGCAAACAAGGCAGATGGGATCCTGGGAGGAACAGATGGAAGGTACTCCTTGACGGCGGCCAGCTTCAGGTGAGGCGCCGGTACAGGGCTGACCGCGCTGTGCTCCAGAAGGACCAGGTGttctgaggggtggggggagaaggctgggggggagcagggaaggaggaggactcATGGAGGTTGGGGCTCAGCAAAGAGAGGAGCTCAGGGAGGCCTGTGAGGGCTTTGTGAGGATGCAGGGCTCCTGGGGGCCCAGcatggggatgggggcaggggtgcagccaGCGGACTGGGACTCACAGGGAGGGGTGCATTGGGGGAGGGGACTCTGAAGGGAGTTGGGAGGACTCAATGCAgggagaggggtgaggaggggaggcagcTCAGTGAGGAGATGGGCTCCATGAGGGGGTGGTTCAGTGGGGGCCCTGTGGGGACCCAGGGGGGGCGGAGCTCAGCATAGTAGAGAGATGGGGCTCAATGAAGGGTGCCGGGAGGCCTCCAGTCTCAGGTGCACCTGAGACCAGATGTGGGCAGGGGAAGTCCCTCTGGCACTCAAGTATATTTATTCTGGAAGAAACTGCCCACACAGGTACAAGacggggcagggagaaggggatggCCTGGGAAGGGTGATGACCCCTGTCATCCTCTCTCAGGTCCAGTGAACACGAGAATGCCTATGAGAATGTCCCTGAAGAGGAGGGCAATGTCCGCAGCACCCCCATGTGACCCCCACTTGCCTGGGGCCCTCCGCCCTGACCCCAGGTGCCTGTGACCGATGCCCGGCTCACCACACAAGCCTCTCCTCTACACGGGAATCTACAATAAGAGGCTGACTCTCCCAACCCCACACCTCCCACCTTCCCTTGAATTGTCACCAGCCAGTCAGGGCTGTGTCCAGGCTGGGGTTCAGCTGTGGCCCTAGGGTTTCCCGCCAGGTCTCCCACCCAATTCAATTCAGAAGACCCTTCAGAAGAGGACAGTCAGCTCgtcacctcctccctgcctcacATCCACTCCCTGTAACCGTGGAAATGGCTCTTATTTCtgtga encodes the following:
- the PDZK1IP1 gene encoding PDZK1-interacting protein 1, translated to MSALTLLILGLFMAVPPASCQQGLGNLQPWMQGLIAVAVFLVLVAIAFAVNRFWCQEEPEPVNMVMTIANKADGILGGTDGRYSLTAASFRSSEHENAYENVPEEEGNVRSTPM